The following nucleotide sequence is from Pseudomonas sp. S09G 359.
CTCCTGGATGTTGTCTTCGGTCATGGCCGTCGGCTTGGCGAACATCTTGGAAAAACCGCCCAGGTCCAGCGCGATGGCAGACGGTGCCAGTGCCTGCTGACCCAGGTTGGCCATGGTCTGGCGCCCCGGATGGCTGAGCTGCACCCAGAAGTGCACGCCCTTGGCCCGGGCTACGTCGGCCCATTCGCGGAAGCTGGCCAGGTGCTGTTCGTCTTCCAGGGCCACGCCGCCTGGGCCGGTCATGGCGCGGCGGTCAACCATGACGTTGCCGGTGATCAGCAGGCCGGGTTCACCGTCTGCCCAAGCCTTGTACAGCTGCTTCAACTCGCGGGACGGCGCCTGGTTGGCATCAGCCATATTTTCTTCCATCGCCGCCTTGGCGATACGGTTGGCGATGACTTGGCCGTTGGGCAGTTGCAAGGCTTCAAAGGGTGACATGGGTTGACTCCTGAACGGGGGAGGCCTCAGGCTAAGCTTAAAGTTAACTTTAATGTCAAGCAGGTGTCGGGATGAACATTGGTGAGCTGGCAAAACAGAGTGGGCTGGCGGCGTCGCGTATTCGTTTTTATGAGGCTGAAGGGCTGATCAACCAAGTTGGGCGTCAGGCCAATGGCTATCGGCGTTACCCGGCGGAAGCCTTGCAAACCTTGCAATTGATTCAGAGCGCGCAGCAGGCCGGGTTTACTTTGCAGGAACTCAAGGCATTGATGCCCGCGCCGGGTGAGCACAAGCGCGAAGCGTTGATCGAGGCGCTGGAGCGTAAGGTGGTGCAGATCGAAGGGATGCAGGCGCAACTGGCCCACAGCAAGGCGCAATTGCTCGGCGTGATCGAGGCGGTGCGGGCGCAACCGGAAGGGGTACCGTGCTCCATGGAGCAGAAGCAGGTGCTGGCGTCGATCAAGATTGGTCGACAGTAAGCAGATCCAAATGTGGGAGGGGGCTTGCCCCCGATAGCGGTGAGTCAGTCATGTAACCGTTGACTGACACTTTGCTATCGGGGGCAAGCCCCCTCCCACAGGTGGTTTTGCTTTGTTCTGCAGATTCGGTCTTAGCGGCGGCGGAACAGTGGCAGCGGTTCATCCGTTGCAGCCTGGTACGTCACCGAGAAGTCCTTGAGGCTTTCCAGCGCTTCGTACGGGTCTTTGTCGGCGCGCAGGGCGAAGGCATCGAACCCGCAGCGGCGCAGGTAGAACAACTGGTCGCGCAACACATCACCAATCGCGCGCAGCTCGCCTTTGTAACCGTAACGGTCACGCAGCAGGCGCGCGTTGGAGTAGTTGCGGCCGTCGGTGAAGGCCGGGAAGTTCAGCGCGATAACCTGGAAGTGCTCCACGTCTTCGCCGATTTCCTCGGCTTCCTCATCGGCGTCCAGCCACACGCCCAGGCCGCCGTCGCGGGCCTTGAGGGCGTGGCCATGTTCGCGCCACAGGTTCAGCGGCACGATCAGGTCGTCGCAGTTGGAGATGCCGTCGAAGCTCGCGTCCTTGGGCAGCAGGTGCCAGGTTTCGTCGAGGACTTCGTTGTTCTTAATGATTCGCTGCATAGACGCGCTCCTTGAACAGGTCAATGCCGATGCGCTGGTAGGTGTCGATGAAACGCTCATCTTCGGTGCGCTGTTCGATGTACACGTCGATCAGCTTGCCGATCACCTCGGGCATGGCTTCCTGGGCGAAGGACGGGCCGAGGATCTTGCCCAGGCTCGCATCGCGGCTGGCGCTGCCACCCAGGGACACTTGGTAGAATTCTTCGCCTTTCTTGTCCACGCCCAGGATGCCGATGTGGCCGACGTGGTGGTGACCACAGGCGTTCATGCAACCGGAGATGTTCAGGTCCAGCTCGCCGATGTCGAACAGGTAGTCCAGGTCGTCGAAACGGCGCTGGATCGATTCGGCAATCGGGATCGACTTGGCGTTGGCCAGGGAGCAGAAATCGCCGCCCGGGCAGCAGATGATGTCGGTCAACAGGCCGATGTTCGGCGTGGCGAAACCGCCTTCGCGCAGCTCGCCCCACAGGGTGAACAGTTGGCTCTGCTCAACGTCCGCGAGGATGATGTTCTGCTCGTGGGAAGTGCGCAATTGGCCATAGCTGTAGCGGTCGGCCAGGTCGGCGACGGCGTCCAGCTGCTTGTCGGTGATATCGCCCGGTGCCACACCGGTGGGTTTCAGCGACAGGGTCACGGCGACATAACCCGGCTTCTTGTGCGCCAGGGTGTTGCGGCCACGCCAGCGGGCAAAGCCCGGGTGCTCTTTATCCAGCGCTGCGAGCTCGGCGTCCTGGTTGGCCAGGGCCTTGTACTCAGGGTCGACGAAGTGCTTGGCCACGCGGTGTACTTCGGCTTCGGTCAGGGTGGTCTGGCCGCCGCGCAGGTGTTCCATCTCGGCGTCGACTTTCTGCGCGAATACCTCAGGGGTCAGCGCCTTGACCAGGATCTTGATCCGGGCCTTGTACTTGTTGTCACGACGGCCATAGCGGTTGTAGACCCGCAGGATGGCGTCGAGGTAGCTCAACAGGTCCTGCCACGGCAGGAACTCGTTGATGAACGCGCCAACCACTGGGGTACGGCCCAGGCCGCCACCCACCAGGACGCGGAAGCCCAGCTCGCCGGCCGCGTTGTACACCGGCTCCAGGCCGATATCGTGCACTTCGATGGCGGCGCGGTCCGAGGTCGAGCCATTGATGGCGATCTTGAACTTGCGCGGCAGGTAGGCGAATTCGGGGTGGAAGGTGGTCCACTGACGCACGATTTCACACCAGGGGCGTGGGTCGATCAACTCGTCGGCGGCAACACCGGCGAATTGGTCGGTGGTCACGTTGCGCAGGCAGTTACCGCTGGTCTGAATGGCGTGCATCTGCACGGTCGCCAGTTCAGCCAGGATGTCCGGCACATCTTCCAGGGCCGGCCAGTTGAACTGCACGTTCTGGCGGGTACTGATGTGGGCATAGCCTTTGTCGAAGTCGCGGGCAATCTTGGCCATCATGCGCATCTGGCGCGAAGTCAGTTGGCCATAGGGCACGGCCACCCGCAGCATCGGCGCAAAGCGCTGAACATAAAGGCCATTTTGCAGGCGCAGAGGGCGGAACTCTTCTTCGCTCAGTTCACCTGCTAGGTAGCGTCGGGTCTGATCACGGAACTGCTTGACGCGGTCCTCGATGATGCGCTGATCGTATTCGTCGTATACGTACATATAGGTCCTGTTCTCGGCAAATCTGCGCGCACGGCCGCGCACTCCCAACGGAGCCGGCGCACGATACCAGTTTGCGTTTATGCGCAAAAGTGATGTTTGAGTATATGCAAATAACCAAATTGACTAATGAGAACGGTTATCGCGATACCCACATTTGTCATGCGGGCAATCGTCGACTTTACTGTGAGCGTGTTTGAGTGCAATCACCTATAAAACCGATAAGAGGCGATGCCATGAGCAATCCGACCAAAGCCCGTAAACCCGACAGTACCGTGGATGCCTGGGCGATTCTGTTCTTGATAATTCTGGTGGTGGGAACCGCCGTGTTCTGGGTCAGCCACCAGTAGGCAACATGCGATCTCAAGTTAGATAAGGACCCAAATGTGGGAGCGCGCTTGCTCGCGAATGCGGTGTGTCAGTCGATAATTTTTTCGCTGACACACCGCATTCGCGAGCAAGCGCGCTCCCACATTTTTGATTGGGTTCACACGCCGGCTAGGTGCAACACCAGCAGGACGATGCCAAACAGCGTCAGCGCGAACACGGCGGTAAACAAAATGCCCAGGATCACAAAGTGGCTGGGCTTGCCATGGGTGAAGTCGCGGGCGCGATTCTTGCCACTCTGTACGCCAAACGCGGCGGCCATCACGCTGTGGAGCATCTGCCAGAAGGTCGGCGGCTTTTGATCGTCCATGGGTCCCTCGACACCAGGTGTGTGAGGGACAGCATAGACAATCCAGCGCGGCTTAGTTGTCGTAGCCCAGGTTCGGCGCCAGCCAGCGCTCGGTCACGGCCAGATCCTGGCCTTTGCGCGCGGTGTAGCTGTTGACCTGGTCCTTGTCGACCTTGCCTACGGCAAAGTACTGCGCCTGCGGGTGGGCGAAGTACCAGCCGCTGACCGCCGCCGCCGGGAACATCGCATAGTGCTCAGTGAGGAACACGCCGCTGCGGCCGGCGTGCATTTCGCGCGCCTCGGGGTCGAGCAGTTGGAACAGCTGGGCTTTTTCGGTGTGATCCGGGCAGGCCGGGTAGCCCGGGGCAGGGCGGATGCCGCTGTACTGCTCTTTGATCAGCGCCTCGTTGTCCAACTGTTCGTCCTTGGCGTAGCCCCAGTGCTCTTTACGCACCTGCTGGTGCAGCCACTCGGCGCAGGCTTCGGCCAGGCGGTCGGCCAGGGCCTTGACCATGATCGAGTTGTAGTCGTCGCCCGCATCCTGATAGGCCTTGGCGACTTCTTCGGCGCCGATGCCGGCGGTGGTGATGAAACCACCGATGTAATCGGTCACGCCGCTGTCTTTAGGTGCAACGAAGTCGGCCAGGGAGAAGTTCGGCTTGCCGTCGGTCTTGATGATCTGCTGGCGCAGGTGGTGCAGCTTGGCAATCGGCTGGCCGTCGTCGCCGTACACTTCCAGGTCATCGTCCAGCACCTGGTTGGTCGGCCAGAAGCCGAACACGGCGCGGGCGCTGATGAGTTTTTCGTCGATCAGCTTGGCGAGCATTTCCTGGGCATCGGCGTACAGCGCGGTGGCGGCTTCACCGACCACTTCATCTTCAAGGATGCGCGGGAACTTGCCGGCCAGGTCCCAGGAGATAAAGAACGGCGTCCAGTCGATGTACTCGGCCAGCACCTTGAGGTCGATATTGTCCAGCACCTTGGAGCCGGTAAACGTCGGTTTGACCGGCGTGTAAGTGCTCCAGTCGAACTGCGGCTTCTTGGCGATGGCCGCCGGGTAGCTCAGGCGCTCGGTGCGCGCACTGCGGTTGGCGGTACGTTCACGCACGTCGATGTATTCCAGGCGGGTTTTCTCGACGAAACCGGCCTTCAATTCCTTCGACAGCAACTGCGTGGCTACACCCACCGCACGCGAGGCGTCGGTCACGTAGATCACCGCGTCGTTGCTGTACTTGGGCTCGATCTTCACCGCCGTGTGCGCCTTGGAGGTGGTGGCGCCACCGATCATCAGCGGCAGGTGGAAGTCCTGGCGCTGCATCTCGCGGGCCACGTGCACCATCTCATCCAGGGACGGTGTGATCAGGCCAGACAAGCCAATGATGTCGCACTTCTGTTCCTTGGCCACCTGCAGGATTTTCTCCGCAGGTACCATTACGCCCAGGTCAACGATGTCATAGCCGTTGCACCCCAGTACCACGCCGACGATGTTCTTGCCGATGTCGTGCACGTCGCCTTTCACCGTGGCCATCAGGATCTTGCCCTTGGCCTCCGGTTTGTCGCCTTTTTCCAGCTCGATAAACGGAATCAAGTGGGCCACGGCCTGCTTCATTACCCGCGCGGACTTCACCACTTGGGGCAGGAACATCTTGCCGGCGCCGAACAGGTCGCCGACGATGTTCATGCCGGACATCAACGGGCCTTCGATCACTTCGATCGGGCGCGCGAACGACTGCCGGGACTCTTCGGTGTCTTCAACGATATGTGTGGTAATGCCCTTGACCAGTGCGTGTTCCAGGCGCTTGTTGACGTCCCAGCCACGCCACTCTTCGGTTTCGGCTTCCTTGACGCTGCCATCGCCCTTGTACTTGTCGGCGATGGCGAGGAGGGCGTCGGTGCCTTCCGGGGTGCGGTTGAGCACCACGTCTTCCACCGCATCACGCAGCTCGGCCGGGATCTGGTCGTAGATCTCCAGCTGGCCGGCGTTAACGATACCCATGGTCAGGCCGTTGCGGATCGCATACAGCAGGAACACCGAGTGGATCGCCTCGCGCACCGGGTTGTTGCCACGGAACGAGAACGACACGTTGGACACGCCGCCGGAGGTCAGCGCATACGGCAGTTCATCGCGGATATAGGCACAGGCGTTGATAAAGTCGACGGCATAGTTGTTGTGCTCTTCAATGCCGGTGGCCACCGCGAAAATGTTCGGGTCGAAGATGATGTCTTCCGGCGGGAAGCCAACTTCATTCACCAGGATGTCGTAGGAGCGTTTGCAGATTTCTTTCTTGCGCGCTTCGGTGTCGGCCTGGCCGGCTTCGTCGAAGGCCATCACCACCACGGCGGCGCCGTAGCGCTTGCACAGTTTGGCGTGGTGAATGAACTGTTCTACGCCTTCCTTCATGCTGATGGAGTTGACGATGCCCTTGCCCTGGATGCATTTGAGGCCGGCTTCGATCACGTCCCACTTGGAGGAGTCGATCATGATCGGCACGCGGGAGATGTCCGGCTCGCCGGCAATCAGATTGAGGAAGGTGACCATGGCCTTCTTCGAATCGAGCATGCCCTCGTCCATGTTGATGTCGATCACCTGGGCGCCGGCTTCCACCTGCTGCAGGGCGACTTCCAGGGCCTCGGTGTAGTTGTCTTCGCGGATCAGCCGGGCAAAGCGTGCGGAACCGGTGATGTTGGTGCGCTCGCCGACGTTGACGAACAACGAGCTGCGATCGATGGTGAACGGCTCCAGGCCCGACAGGCGGCAAGCCTTGGGAATGTCCGGGATCACCCGCGGTGCGTAACCGGCCACGGCCTTGGCGATGGCTTCGATATGCCCCGGCGTGGTGCCGCAGCAGCCGCCGACGATGTTGAGGAAGCCGCTCTGGGCGAATTCTTCGATGACTTTGGCGGTTTCCGACGGCAGTTCGTCGTACTCGCCGAACTCGTTGGGCAGGCCGGCATTGGGGTGCGCCGAGACGTGGGTGTTGGCCTTGTTGGACAACTCTTCCAGGTAAGGGCGCAGTTCGCTGGCGCCCAGGGCGCAGTTGAGGCCTACGGAAATCGGCTTGGCGTGGGCCACGGAGTTCCAGAACGCTTCGGTGGTCTGGCCCGACAGGGTGCGGCCGGAGGCGTCGGTGATGGTGCCGGAAATCATGATCGGCAGTTCGAGGTTCAGCTCTTCGAACACGCCCTGCACGGCAAAGATCGCCGCCTTGGCGTTGAGGGTGTCGAAGATGGTTTCGATCAGGATCAGGTCGGCGCCGCCCTCGATCAGGCCTTTGGTGGCCTCGGTGTAGTTTTCCACCAGCTCATCGAAGGTGACGTTGCGGTAGCCGGGGTTGTTCACGTCTGGCGACAGCGAGCAGGTGCGGCTGGTCGGGCCGAGTACACCGGCAACGAAACGCGGCTTGGCCGGGTTCTCGGCGGTCTTGGCGTCGGCAATCTTGCGCGCCAGGCGTGCGCCTTCTACGTTCAGCTCGTAGGCCAGTTCTTCCATGCCATAGTCGGCCATGGAGATGCGGGTGGCGTTGAAGGTGTTGGTTTCGAGAATGTCGGCGCCGGCATCCAGGTAGGCCTTCTCGATGCCGCCGATCACGTCCGGGCGGGTGATGACCAAGAGGTCGTTGTTGCCCTTGACGTCGCTTGGCCAGTCGGCGAAGCGTTTGCCACGGTAGTCTTCCTCTTCCAGTTTGTAGCTCTGGATCATCGTGCCCATACCGCCGTCGAGGATCAGGATGCGTTCCTTGAGGGCTTGTTGGAGGGCTTGCAGACGAGCGCTACGATCGGACATGGGACTACTCTGGTCAGGTATTACGGAGGGCGTGGATCATAGCAAACCTGTGTGGTTTTGGAGCATGGCCAGGTTTTGCATGAATATCGTTCATGTTGATGGCGTGTCGACATCGGTAGAATCGTCGGCAATTTTTCAGCGCACGCATTGAATCGGGACCGGATACATGTCACTTCGTCTTATCGTCAGCGCCGTCCTGGCATTGGTCGCCAGTACCGCTCTGGCAGAAGGTTCCATTTCATACACCCGCGACATCCAACCGATCTTCACCGAAAAGTGTGTGGCCTGCCATGCCTGCTACGACTCCGCCTGCCAGCTCAACCTGGGCAGTGCCGAGGGGGCGGCGCGCGGTGCCACTAAAGTACCGGTCTACGACGGCGAACGCAGCCAGGCCACACCCACCACCCGGTTATTCTATGACGCTTTCGGCAAGCAGGCCTGGCAGCAGAAAGGCTTCTATTCCGTGCTGGACGCCCAGGGCAGCCAGGCGGCGCTGATGGCGCGCATGCTGGAGCTGGGCCACAACGCGCCGCTGCAGCCCAACGCCAAGTTGCCCGACGAGATCGTATTGGGCCTGAACCGTGAAAACATGTGCGCCACGCCCGGCGAGTTCAACGCCTACGCCGGCGCTCATCCCAAGGAAGGCATGCCGCTGGCGGTCACCGGCCTGACCGACCAGCAATACCAGACGCTGCAACGCTGGCTGGCCTCCGGGGCGCCGATTGATGAGCAGGGCCTGGCGCCCAGCGCCAAGGAAGCCTTGCAGGTGCAGCAGTGGGAAAACCTGTTCAACCAGCCGGGCGCCCGTGAAAGCCTGGTGGCACGCTGGTTGTTCGAGCATTTGTTTCTGGCCCATATCTATTTCGAGAATGGCGAACCGGGGCATTTCTTCCAATGGGTGCGTTCGCGCACGCCGAGTGGCCAGCCCATCGACCTGATCGCCACGCGCCGCCCCAACGATGACCCGGGTACCCAGGTTTACTACCGCTTGTGGCCGGTACAGGGCGTGATCGTGCACAAAACCCACATCACTTACCCGTTCAGCGCGGCGAAAATGGCACGGATCAAACAGCTGTTCTACGCCGCTGACTGGCAGGTCAATGCCTTGCCGGGCTACGGTCCCGGGCGCCGCGCCAACCCATTCGAGACCTTCGAAGCGATCCCGGCCAAGGCGCGCTACCAGTTC
It contains:
- a CDS encoding MerR family transcriptional regulator, with the translated sequence MNIGELAKQSGLAASRIRFYEAEGLINQVGRQANGYRRYPAEALQTLQLIQSAQQAGFTLQELKALMPAPGEHKREALIEALERKVVQIEGMQAQLAHSKAQLLGVIEAVRAQPEGVPCSMEQKQVLASIKIGRQ
- a CDS encoding DUF934 domain-containing protein; this translates as MQRIIKNNEVLDETWHLLPKDASFDGISNCDDLIVPLNLWREHGHALKARDGGLGVWLDADEEAEEIGEDVEHFQVIALNFPAFTDGRNYSNARLLRDRYGYKGELRAIGDVLRDQLFYLRRCGFDAFALRADKDPYEALESLKDFSVTYQAATDEPLPLFRRR
- a CDS encoding nitrite/sulfite reductase gives rise to the protein MYVYDEYDQRIIEDRVKQFRDQTRRYLAGELSEEEFRPLRLQNGLYVQRFAPMLRVAVPYGQLTSRQMRMMAKIARDFDKGYAHISTRQNVQFNWPALEDVPDILAELATVQMHAIQTSGNCLRNVTTDQFAGVAADELIDPRPWCEIVRQWTTFHPEFAYLPRKFKIAINGSTSDRAAIEVHDIGLEPVYNAAGELGFRVLVGGGLGRTPVVGAFINEFLPWQDLLSYLDAILRVYNRYGRRDNKYKARIKILVKALTPEVFAQKVDAEMEHLRGGQTTLTEAEVHRVAKHFVDPEYKALANQDAELAALDKEHPGFARWRGRNTLAHKKPGYVAVTLSLKPTGVAPGDITDKQLDAVADLADRYSYGQLRTSHEQNIILADVEQSQLFTLWGELREGGFATPNIGLLTDIICCPGGDFCSLANAKSIPIAESIQRRFDDLDYLFDIGELDLNISGCMNACGHHHVGHIGILGVDKKGEEFYQVSLGGSASRDASLGKILGPSFAQEAMPEVIGKLIDVYIEQRTEDERFIDTYQRIGIDLFKERVYAANH
- a CDS encoding DUF2970 domain-containing protein — translated: MDDQKPPTFWQMLHSVMAAAFGVQSGKNRARDFTHGKPSHFVILGILFTAVFALTLFGIVLLVLHLAGV
- the metH gene encoding methionine synthase, with translation MSDRSARLQALQQALKERILILDGGMGTMIQSYKLEEEDYRGKRFADWPSDVKGNNDLLVITRPDVIGGIEKAYLDAGADILETNTFNATRISMADYGMEELAYELNVEGARLARKIADAKTAENPAKPRFVAGVLGPTSRTCSLSPDVNNPGYRNVTFDELVENYTEATKGLIEGGADLILIETIFDTLNAKAAIFAVQGVFEELNLELPIMISGTITDASGRTLSGQTTEAFWNSVAHAKPISVGLNCALGASELRPYLEELSNKANTHVSAHPNAGLPNEFGEYDELPSETAKVIEEFAQSGFLNIVGGCCGTTPGHIEAIAKAVAGYAPRVIPDIPKACRLSGLEPFTIDRSSLFVNVGERTNITGSARFARLIREDNYTEALEVALQQVEAGAQVIDINMDEGMLDSKKAMVTFLNLIAGEPDISRVPIMIDSSKWDVIEAGLKCIQGKGIVNSISMKEGVEQFIHHAKLCKRYGAAVVVMAFDEAGQADTEARKKEICKRSYDILVNEVGFPPEDIIFDPNIFAVATGIEEHNNYAVDFINACAYIRDELPYALTSGGVSNVSFSFRGNNPVREAIHSVFLLYAIRNGLTMGIVNAGQLEIYDQIPAELRDAVEDVVLNRTPEGTDALLAIADKYKGDGSVKEAETEEWRGWDVNKRLEHALVKGITTHIVEDTEESRQSFARPIEVIEGPLMSGMNIVGDLFGAGKMFLPQVVKSARVMKQAVAHLIPFIELEKGDKPEAKGKILMATVKGDVHDIGKNIVGVVLGCNGYDIVDLGVMVPAEKILQVAKEQKCDIIGLSGLITPSLDEMVHVAREMQRQDFHLPLMIGGATTSKAHTAVKIEPKYSNDAVIYVTDASRAVGVATQLLSKELKAGFVEKTRLEYIDVRERTANRSARTERLSYPAAIAKKPQFDWSTYTPVKPTFTGSKVLDNIDLKVLAEYIDWTPFFISWDLAGKFPRILEDEVVGEAATALYADAQEMLAKLIDEKLISARAVFGFWPTNQVLDDDLEVYGDDGQPIAKLHHLRQQIIKTDGKPNFSLADFVAPKDSGVTDYIGGFITTAGIGAEEVAKAYQDAGDDYNSIMVKALADRLAEACAEWLHQQVRKEHWGYAKDEQLDNEALIKEQYSGIRPAPGYPACPDHTEKAQLFQLLDPEAREMHAGRSGVFLTEHYAMFPAAAVSGWYFAHPQAQYFAVGKVDKDQVNSYTARKGQDLAVTERWLAPNLGYDN